One genomic segment of Burkholderia pyrrocinia includes these proteins:
- a CDS encoding molybdopterin-containing oxidoreductase family protein: MNAATQIARAVCPHDCPDTCAMRVTVENGKAIKVTGDPDHPPTQGVLCTKVSRYADRVHHPDRLTVPLKRVGAKGEGRFVPISWNEAFDEIGRRLGEIAARAPEAILPYSYAGTMGLVQGEGIAQRFFHKLGASRLERAICAAAGAAGLRYTYGGSLGMHLEHFEESELILIWGANPIASSLHFWTRAQEAKRRGANLVAIDPYRSLTAEKCHQHIALKPGTDGAFALGMMHVLITEDLLDHDYIGSHTLGFDALKTRAMSYPPERVAQICGIDASELIDLARRYGATRKASIRLNYGMQRVRGGGNAVRAIASLPALTGAWRDRAGGLLLSSSESAPVNQAALLRPDLMPGWPHKLPRIINMNAIGDALLHAGDATFGPKVEAVIVYNSNPVAVAPDSSKVAAGFAREDLFTVVLEHFKTDTVDFADIVLPATTQLEHLDIHKSYGHTYVMANLPSIPPVGDARPNTEIFRGIARSMGLDEPALYHSDEEVARAALRWDDPALDSDWDTLKRDGWLKLKLPDAPFANGGFRTPSGKCEFYSPRLEQMGMDPVPDYLPPFESAEAAPELAARYPLAMISPPARHFLNSTFVNVDSLRTTEGEPRLDMHPSDANARGIAEGDVVRIFNDRGSMQALARITDRARAGLVVGLSIWWKKLSPDGRNANEVTSQALTDLGNSATFYDCLVEVERI; encoded by the coding sequence ATGAACGCCGCCACCCAGATAGCCCGGGCCGTTTGCCCGCACGATTGTCCGGACACGTGCGCCATGCGTGTGACCGTCGAGAACGGCAAGGCGATCAAGGTCACGGGCGATCCCGACCATCCGCCGACGCAGGGCGTGTTGTGCACGAAGGTCAGCCGGTATGCCGATCGGGTTCATCATCCCGATCGCCTGACGGTTCCGCTCAAGCGTGTCGGCGCGAAGGGGGAAGGGCGTTTCGTACCGATCAGCTGGAACGAAGCGTTCGACGAGATCGGCCGTCGCCTCGGTGAAATCGCCGCGCGTGCGCCGGAAGCGATCCTGCCGTACAGCTATGCGGGGACGATGGGGCTCGTGCAGGGCGAGGGCATCGCCCAGCGGTTCTTCCACAAGCTCGGTGCATCGCGGCTCGAGCGCGCGATCTGTGCGGCGGCCGGCGCAGCGGGGCTGCGTTACACCTATGGCGGAAGCCTCGGCATGCACCTCGAGCATTTCGAGGAGAGCGAGCTGATTCTGATCTGGGGCGCGAACCCGATCGCGTCGAGCCTGCATTTCTGGACGCGTGCGCAGGAAGCGAAGCGCCGCGGCGCGAATCTTGTCGCGATCGACCCGTACCGCTCGCTGACAGCGGAAAAATGCCATCAGCACATCGCATTGAAGCCCGGTACCGACGGCGCGTTTGCGCTCGGCATGATGCACGTGCTGATTACCGAAGACCTGCTCGATCACGACTACATCGGCAGCCATACGCTCGGCTTCGACGCGCTCAAGACGCGGGCGATGTCCTATCCGCCGGAACGTGTTGCACAGATCTGCGGCATCGACGCGTCGGAGCTGATCGACCTTGCGCGTCGCTACGGCGCCACCCGCAAGGCGTCGATTCGCCTCAACTACGGCATGCAGCGCGTCCGCGGCGGCGGCAACGCCGTGCGCGCGATTGCGAGCCTGCCGGCGCTGACGGGGGCCTGGCGGGATAGGGCTGGCGGGCTGTTGCTCTCGTCGTCGGAATCCGCGCCGGTCAACCAGGCGGCGCTGCTGCGCCCGGATTTGATGCCGGGCTGGCCGCACAAGCTGCCTCGCATCATTAACATGAACGCGATCGGCGATGCGCTGTTGCACGCGGGAGACGCAACATTCGGGCCGAAGGTCGAAGCGGTGATCGTGTACAACTCGAATCCGGTGGCCGTCGCACCGGATTCTTCGAAGGTCGCCGCAGGTTTCGCGCGAGAAGACCTGTTCACGGTCGTTCTCGAGCATTTCAAGACAGATACCGTCGACTTCGCCGACATCGTACTGCCGGCGACCACGCAGCTCGAGCATCTGGACATCCACAAATCGTACGGCCACACCTACGTGATGGCGAACCTGCCGTCGATTCCGCCGGTGGGAGACGCACGGCCGAACACGGAGATCTTTCGCGGCATCGCACGCAGCATGGGGCTCGACGAGCCCGCGCTCTATCACAGCGACGAAGAGGTCGCGCGCGCGGCGCTCCGGTGGGACGATCCGGCGCTCGACAGCGACTGGGACACGCTGAAGCGGGACGGCTGGCTGAAGCTGAAGCTACCGGACGCGCCGTTCGCGAATGGCGGTTTCCGCACGCCGTCCGGCAAGTGCGAGTTCTATAGCCCGCGGCTCGAGCAGATGGGCATGGACCCCGTTCCCGACTACCTGCCGCCATTCGAATCGGCAGAGGCCGCGCCCGAGCTCGCCGCGCGCTACCCGCTCGCGATGATTTCGCCGCCGGCCCGCCACTTCCTGAACAGCACGTTCGTGAACGTCGACAGCCTGCGCACCACAGAAGGCGAGCCGCGCCTCGACATGCACCCGTCCGACGCCAATGCGCGCGGCATCGCGGAGGGTGACGTCGTACGCATCTTCAACGACCGCGGATCCATGCAGGCGCTCGCGAGAATTACCGATCGCGCACGTGCAGGGCTCGTTGTCGGGCTGTCGATCTGGTGGAAGAAGTTGTCACCGGACGGCAGGAACGCGAACGAGGTGACGAGCCAGGCGTTGACCGATCTCGGCAACTCGGCGACGTTTTATGATTGCCTTGTGGAAGTTGAGCGAATTTGA
- a CDS encoding enoyl-CoA hydratase, with translation MAYENILVETRGRVGLVTLNRPKALNALNDALMDELGDALKAFDADDGIGAIVVTGSEKAFAAGADIGMMATYSYMDVYRGDYITRNWETVRQIRKPIIAAVSGFALGGGCELAMMCDIIFAADTAKFGQPEIKLGIMPGAGGTQRLPRAVSKAKAMDMCLTARFMDAAEAERAGLVSRVLPADKLLDEAIAVAATIAEFSLPAVMMVKESVNRAYETTLAEGVHFERRLFHSLFATEDQKEGMAAFVEKRKPEFKNR, from the coding sequence ATGGCTTACGAGAACATCCTGGTGGAGACCCGGGGGCGTGTCGGGCTGGTTACGCTGAATCGTCCGAAGGCGCTGAACGCGCTGAACGATGCGCTGATGGATGAATTGGGCGACGCACTGAAGGCGTTCGACGCGGACGACGGCATCGGCGCGATCGTCGTGACGGGGAGCGAGAAGGCGTTCGCGGCCGGCGCGGACATCGGCATGATGGCGACCTATTCCTACATGGATGTTTACCGGGGCGACTACATCACGCGCAACTGGGAGACGGTCCGCCAGATCCGCAAGCCGATCATTGCGGCGGTTTCGGGCTTTGCGTTGGGCGGCGGCTGCGAGCTTGCGATGATGTGCGACATCATCTTCGCGGCGGACACGGCGAAGTTCGGCCAGCCGGAGATCAAGCTGGGCATCATGCCGGGCGCGGGCGGTACGCAGCGCCTGCCGCGCGCCGTGTCGAAGGCGAAGGCGATGGACATGTGCCTGACCGCGCGCTTCATGGACGCCGCCGAAGCGGAGCGCGCCGGGCTCGTGTCGCGTGTGTTGCCGGCCGACAAGCTGCTCGACGAGGCGATTGCCGTCGCGGCGACGATCGCCGAGTTCTCGTTGCCGGCGGTCATGATGGTCAAGGAGTCGGTGAACCGCGCGTACGAGACGACGCTGGCAGAAGGTGTCCACTTCGAGCGCCGGCTGTTCCATTCGCTGTTTGCGACTGAAGACCAGAAGGAGGGGATGGCGGCATTCGTCGAGAAACGGAAGCCTGAGTTCAAGAACCGCTGA
- the paaN gene encoding phenylacetic acid degradation protein PaaN, whose product MTHALFTKHEDTLKHALAAIESRGYWSPFAEMPSPKVYGESASADGEAAFKSHLDKTFALDQPASGETVGAERSPYGIALGIRYPKSTPDALIAAAAAAQRSWREAGPSAWVGVSLEILARLNRASFEIAYSVMHTTGQAFMMAFQAGGPHAQDRALEAVAYAWDELRRIPADAHWEKPQGKNPPLAMHKRYTIVPRGAGLVLGCCTFPTWNGYPGLFADLATGNTVIVKPHPGAILPLAITVRIARDVLREAGFDPNVVTLLATEPNDGALVQDLALRPQIKLIDFTGSTQNGTWLERHAHQAQVYTEKAGVNQIVIDSTDDLKAAAKNIAFSLALYSGQMCTAPQNIYVPRDGIRTADGHASFDEVAQAIAVAVQKLTGDPARSVELIGAIQNDGVTARIDDARQLGRVLADSLTLQHPAFPDARVRTPLVLQLDVADREKFTQEWFGPISFVIATDSTAQSLELAGEIAAEHGALTLSVYSTDDAIVGAAHDAAVRGGVALSINLTGGVFVNQSAAFSDFHGTGANPAANAALADPAFVANRFRVVQSRVHVAPKAVPAEAAQTA is encoded by the coding sequence ATGACCCATGCACTGTTCACGAAGCACGAAGACACGCTGAAGCACGCACTCGCCGCCATCGAGAGCCGCGGGTACTGGAGCCCGTTCGCCGAAATGCCGAGTCCCAAAGTGTACGGGGAAAGCGCAAGCGCCGACGGCGAGGCCGCGTTCAAGTCGCACCTCGACAAGACGTTCGCGCTCGACCAGCCGGCGTCCGGCGAAACGGTCGGCGCGGAGCGGTCGCCGTACGGCATCGCGCTGGGCATCCGCTATCCGAAGTCGACGCCCGATGCACTGATCGCCGCCGCGGCCGCTGCGCAACGCTCGTGGCGCGAAGCCGGCCCGAGCGCCTGGGTCGGCGTCAGCCTCGAAATCCTCGCGCGCCTGAACCGCGCGAGCTTCGAGATCGCCTACAGCGTGATGCACACCACGGGGCAGGCATTCATGATGGCGTTCCAGGCCGGCGGCCCGCACGCACAGGATCGTGCGCTCGAGGCTGTCGCCTATGCATGGGACGAACTGCGCCGCATCCCGGCCGATGCGCACTGGGAAAAGCCGCAGGGCAAGAACCCGCCGCTCGCAATGCACAAGCGCTACACGATCGTCCCGCGCGGCGCGGGGCTCGTGCTCGGCTGCTGCACGTTCCCGACCTGGAACGGCTACCCGGGCCTGTTCGCCGATCTGGCAACCGGCAATACCGTAATCGTCAAACCGCATCCGGGCGCAATCCTGCCGCTCGCGATCACGGTCCGGATCGCTCGCGACGTGCTGCGCGAAGCCGGGTTCGATCCGAACGTCGTCACGCTCCTCGCGACCGAGCCCAACGACGGCGCCCTCGTTCAGGATCTCGCGCTGCGTCCCCAGATCAAGCTGATCGACTTCACGGGCAGCACGCAGAACGGTACGTGGCTCGAACGCCATGCCCACCAGGCACAGGTCTATACCGAGAAGGCCGGCGTCAACCAGATCGTGATCGACTCGACCGACGACCTGAAGGCCGCAGCCAAGAACATCGCGTTCTCGCTGGCGCTGTACTCCGGCCAGATGTGCACGGCGCCGCAGAACATCTATGTGCCGCGCGACGGCATCCGGACGGCGGACGGCCATGCGAGCTTCGATGAAGTCGCGCAGGCCATCGCAGTGGCCGTGCAAAAACTCACCGGCGACCCGGCACGCTCGGTCGAACTGATCGGCGCAATCCAGAACGACGGCGTGACCGCTCGCATCGACGACGCCCGCCAGCTCGGCCGCGTGCTCGCCGACAGCCTGACCCTCCAGCACCCCGCGTTCCCCGATGCCCGCGTGCGCACGCCGCTCGTGCTGCAACTCGACGTGGCCGATCGCGAGAAATTCACGCAGGAGTGGTTCGGCCCGATCTCGTTCGTGATCGCGACCGACTCGACCGCGCAGTCGCTCGAGCTCGCCGGTGAAATCGCGGCGGAACATGGCGCGCTGACCCTCTCCGTCTACAGCACCGACGACGCAATCGTCGGCGCCGCACACGACGCAGCGGTGCGTGGTGGTGTCGCGCTGTCGATCAACCTGACGGGCGGCGTGTTCGTCAACCAGTCGGCCGCGTTCTCCGATTTCCACGGCACGGGGGCGAACCCGGCAGCCAACGCGGCGCTGGCCGACCCGGCGTTCGTCGCCAACCGGTTCCGCGTGGTGCAAAGCCGCGTCCATGTTGCACCGAAGGCGGTACCTGCGGAAGCTGCCCAAACGGCATAA
- the pcaF gene encoding 3-oxoadipyl-CoA thiolase, with product MTDAYICDAIRTPIGRYGGALKDVRADDLGAVPLKALIERNRAVDWTAIDDVIYGCANQAGEDNRNVARMSALLAGLPTAVPGTTLNRLCGSGMDAVGTAARAIKSGEARLMIAGGVESMTRAPFVMGKAASAFARQADIFDTTIGWRFVNPLMKQLYGVDSMPETAENVAVDYNISRADQDLFALRSQQKAARAQQDGTLAEEIVAVTIPQKKGDPVVVSRDEHPRETSLETLAKLKGVVRPDGSVTAGNASGVNDGAAALLLANEATAKRFGLTPRARVLGIATAGVAPRVMGIGPAPATQKLLARLGMTIDQFDVIELNEAFASQGLAVLRMLGVADDDPRVNPNGGAIALGHPLGASGARLVTTALHQLERTGGRFALCTMCIGVGQGIALAIERV from the coding sequence ATGACAGACGCCTACATCTGCGACGCGATTCGCACCCCCATCGGCCGCTACGGCGGCGCCCTGAAAGATGTCCGTGCCGACGATCTCGGCGCGGTGCCGCTCAAGGCGCTGATCGAGCGCAATCGCGCCGTCGACTGGACGGCGATCGACGACGTGATCTACGGCTGCGCGAACCAGGCCGGCGAAGACAACCGCAACGTCGCGCGCATGTCGGCGCTGCTGGCGGGCCTGCCGACCGCCGTGCCGGGCACGACGCTGAACCGGCTGTGCGGCTCCGGGATGGACGCGGTCGGCACGGCCGCGCGCGCGATCAAGTCGGGCGAAGCGCGTCTGATGATCGCAGGCGGCGTCGAGAGCATGACGCGCGCGCCGTTCGTGATGGGCAAGGCCGCGAGCGCGTTCGCGCGCCAGGCCGACATCTTCGACACGACGATCGGCTGGCGCTTCGTCAATCCGCTGATGAAACAGCTGTATGGTGTCGATTCGATGCCCGAGACGGCCGAGAACGTCGCGGTCGACTACAACATCAGCCGCGCCGACCAGGATCTGTTTGCGCTGCGCAGCCAGCAGAAGGCCGCGCGCGCGCAGCAGGACGGCACGCTCGCCGAGGAAATCGTCGCCGTCACGATTCCGCAGAAGAAGGGCGATCCGGTGGTCGTGTCGCGCGATGAACATCCGCGCGAGACGTCGCTCGAAACGCTCGCGAAGCTGAAGGGCGTCGTGCGCCCGGACGGTTCGGTGACGGCCGGCAATGCGTCGGGCGTCAACGACGGCGCCGCCGCGCTGCTGCTTGCGAACGAGGCAACCGCGAAGCGCTTCGGCCTGACGCCGCGCGCACGCGTGCTCGGCATCGCGACGGCCGGCGTCGCGCCGCGCGTGATGGGCATCGGCCCCGCGCCGGCTACGCAGAAGCTGCTCGCGCGGCTCGGGATGACGATCGACCAGTTCGACGTGATCGAGCTGAACGAGGCGTTTGCGTCGCAGGGCCTCGCGGTGCTGCGCATGCTCGGCGTCGCCGACGACGATCCGCGCGTGAACCCGAACGGCGGCGCGATCGCACTCGGCCATCCGCTCGGCGCATCGGGTGCCCGGCTCGTGACCACGGCTCTCCATCAACTCGAGCGTACGGGCGGCCGCTTTGCGCTCTGTACGATGTGCATCGGCGTCGGCCAGGGTATCGCGCTCGCGATCGAACGCGTGTAA
- the paaG gene encoding 2-(1,2-epoxy-1,2-dihydrophenyl)acetyl-CoA isomerase PaaG gives MSYQAIQLDIDQAARVATITLNRPDKLNSFTRAMHRELQSALDDVEAAGARALILTGAGRGFCAGQDLADLDFTPGASTDLGTLIDEHFNPLIRRLQRLPIPVIAAVNGTAAGAGANLALACDLVFAARSSSFIQAFVKIGLVPDSGGTWFLPQRVGMARALGLALTGDKLGAEQAEQWGLIWRAVDDDALAASARQLATQLAQQPTLAIASIKQSMRDSVTNTLDQQLDLERDLQRKLGQSHDYAEGVKAFIEKRAPRFEGR, from the coding sequence ATGTCCTATCAGGCGATTCAGCTGGATATCGATCAGGCCGCGCGCGTGGCCACGATCACCCTCAACCGCCCCGACAAGCTGAACAGCTTCACACGGGCGATGCATCGCGAACTGCAGTCGGCACTCGATGACGTCGAAGCGGCCGGCGCACGCGCGCTGATTCTGACGGGTGCGGGGCGCGGTTTCTGCGCGGGTCAGGACCTGGCCGACCTCGACTTCACGCCGGGCGCGTCCACCGACCTCGGCACGCTGATCGACGAGCATTTCAACCCGCTGATCCGCCGCCTGCAGCGTCTGCCGATTCCGGTGATCGCCGCCGTCAACGGCACGGCAGCCGGCGCCGGCGCGAATCTCGCACTCGCATGCGATCTCGTATTCGCCGCCCGCTCGAGCAGTTTCATCCAGGCCTTCGTCAAGATCGGGCTCGTGCCCGATTCGGGCGGCACGTGGTTCCTGCCGCAACGCGTCGGCATGGCGCGCGCGCTGGGGCTCGCACTGACCGGCGACAAGCTCGGCGCCGAACAGGCCGAACAATGGGGCCTGATCTGGCGTGCGGTCGACGACGACGCACTCGCCGCGTCAGCCCGCCAGCTCGCGACGCAGCTCGCGCAGCAGCCGACGCTCGCGATCGCATCGATCAAGCAATCGATGCGCGACAGCGTCACGAACACGCTCGACCAGCAGCTCGACCTGGAACGCGACCTGCAGCGCAAGCTGGGCCAATCGCACGACTATGCGGAAGGCGTAAAGGCATTCATCGAGAAGCGCGCGCCGCGCTTCGAGGGGCGTTGA
- the paaI gene encoding hydroxyphenylacetyl-CoA thioesterase PaaI has translation MTNATATLDPDSLARATARAMYDADACSRAFGMEIAEVRAGYARLQMRVRPEFLNGHQTCHGGIIFTLADSTFAFACNSYNLNTVAAGCSIEFLRPVHGDDVLTAEAIEQARAGRQGIYDIRVTNQTGETVAMFRGKAAQIKGTVIPENR, from the coding sequence ATGACGAACGCCACCGCCACGCTCGATCCCGATTCGCTCGCTCGCGCCACCGCGCGGGCCATGTACGACGCCGACGCATGCAGCCGCGCGTTCGGCATGGAGATCGCGGAAGTACGCGCCGGCTACGCACGCTTGCAGATGCGCGTGCGGCCCGAATTCCTGAACGGGCATCAGACCTGCCACGGCGGGATCATCTTCACGCTCGCCGATTCGACGTTCGCGTTCGCGTGCAACTCGTACAACCTGAATACGGTCGCGGCCGGCTGTTCGATCGAATTCCTGCGCCCCGTGCACGGCGACGACGTGCTGACGGCCGAAGCGATCGAACAGGCACGCGCCGGCCGCCAAGGCATCTACGACATCCGCGTCACGAACCAGACCGGCGAAACGGTCGCGATGTTTCGCGGCAAAGCCGCCCAGATCAAGGGCACGGTCATCCCGGAAAACCGCTGA
- the paaK gene encoding phenylacetate--CoA ligase PaaK: MTTPLPLEPIETASRDELTALQLERLKWSLRHAYDHSPVYRRKFDDAGVHPDDLKTLADLSRFPFTTKGDLRDSYPFGMFAVPQDQISRIHASSGTTGKPTVVGYTAGDIDTWANLVARSIRAAGARRGDKVHISYGYGLFTGGLGAHYGAERAGLTVIPFGGGQTEKQVQLIQDFRPDIIMVTPSYMLSIADEIERQGLDPVQSSLRIGIFGAEPWTNDMRVAIERRMGIDAVDIYGLSEVMGPGVASECVETKDGPTIWEDHFYPEIIDPETGEVLPDGELGELVFTSLTKEALPIIRYRTRDLTRLLPGTARTMRRMEKITGRSDDMMIVRGVNVFPTQIEEQLLKQRALAPHYQIVLTKEGPLDVLTLNVEPCPDTAPDTAAIHAAKQALAHDIKSLIGVTAVINVLPVNGIERSVGKARRVVDKRKG; this comes from the coding sequence ATGACTACCCCGCTACCGCTCGAGCCGATCGAGACCGCCTCACGCGACGAGCTGACCGCGCTGCAGCTCGAACGCCTCAAGTGGTCGCTCCGGCATGCGTATGACCACTCCCCCGTCTATCGTCGCAAGTTCGACGACGCGGGCGTGCATCCCGACGACCTGAAGACGCTCGCCGACCTGTCGCGCTTCCCGTTCACGACGAAAGGCGACCTGCGCGACAGTTACCCGTTCGGAATGTTCGCGGTGCCGCAGGACCAGATCTCGCGCATTCACGCGTCATCGGGCACGACCGGCAAGCCGACGGTCGTCGGCTATACGGCAGGCGACATCGACACGTGGGCGAATCTGGTCGCGCGCTCGATTCGCGCGGCCGGTGCGCGCCGCGGCGACAAGGTGCACATCAGCTACGGCTACGGCTTGTTCACGGGCGGGCTCGGCGCGCACTACGGCGCCGAACGCGCAGGACTGACCGTGATCCCGTTCGGCGGCGGCCAGACCGAGAAGCAGGTACAACTGATCCAGGATTTCCGGCCGGACATCATCATGGTCACGCCGAGCTACATGCTGTCGATCGCCGATGAAATCGAGCGCCAGGGCCTCGATCCCGTGCAGAGCTCGCTGCGCATCGGCATCTTCGGCGCGGAGCCGTGGACCAACGACATGCGCGTCGCGATCGAGCGGCGGATGGGCATCGATGCGGTCGACATCTACGGGCTGTCCGAAGTGATGGGCCCCGGCGTCGCGTCCGAATGCGTCGAGACCAAGGATGGCCCGACCATCTGGGAAGATCACTTCTATCCGGAAATCATCGATCCCGAAACCGGCGAAGTACTTCCGGACGGCGAACTCGGCGAGCTCGTGTTCACGTCGCTGACGAAGGAAGCGCTGCCGATCATCCGCTACCGGACACGCGACCTCACGCGCCTGTTGCCCGGCACCGCTCGCACGATGCGCCGGATGGAAAAGATCACCGGCCGCTCGGACGACATGATGATCGTGCGCGGCGTCAACGTGTTCCCGACGCAAATCGAGGAACAGTTGCTCAAGCAGCGCGCGCTCGCACCGCACTATCAGATCGTGCTGACGAAGGAAGGCCCGCTCGACGTGCTGACGCTCAACGTCGAGCCCTGTCCCGACACCGCGCCGGATACGGCGGCGATCCACGCGGCGAAACAGGCACTCGCGCACGACATCAAGTCGCTGATCGGCGTGACGGCCGTGATCAACGTGCTGCCCGTGAACGGGATCGAGCGCTCGGTCGGCAAGGCACGCCGCGTCGTCGACAAGCGCAAGGGCTGA
- the mltA gene encoding murein transglycosylase A yields MKISRASATKASSAKMSIGYWSRKSDMAVSIKNEHCMWFGPRLAGWVAAAAAAALLAACGGTPTRTSTLKPPTGAAIVPGQVAAKRLTPVAWQQVPGWQDDSLLGATAALRQNCVRLARQPAWQRACAAADRLDELDISSARTFFEMYFTPFQFANTDGTLDGLVTGYYEPLLHGSRVRRGPYQYALYRWPAGYRAGAALPARSQLERAGLLNGNELVWVDDPIEAFFLQVQGSGRVLLDDGSVMRVGFGGTNNQPYRSIGKWLLDRGELTPAQATMQGIKAWAKANPNRVDALLDTNPRFVFFRDMPIKEDAPHGGADGPIGALGVPLTPERSIAVDPSSIPLGTPVFLQTTRPLTNTPMNRLVFAQDTGSAIKGGVRADYFWGLGDDAGDQAGRMKQVGRMWLLFPNS; encoded by the coding sequence ATGAAGATCAGCAGGGCAAGCGCTACGAAGGCTTCGAGCGCGAAGATGAGCATCGGATATTGGTCGAGAAAATCTGACATGGCGGTTTCCATCAAGAACGAACATTGTATGTGGTTTGGGCCCCGGTTGGCCGGCTGGGTTGCGGCGGCCGCGGCGGCGGCACTCCTTGCCGCGTGCGGTGGCACGCCGACGCGAACGTCAACGCTTAAGCCGCCGACCGGCGCGGCGATCGTGCCGGGGCAGGTCGCCGCGAAGCGGCTCACACCGGTCGCGTGGCAGCAGGTGCCGGGCTGGCAGGACGATTCGCTGCTCGGCGCGACGGCCGCGCTGCGGCAGAACTGCGTGCGGCTCGCACGCCAGCCGGCCTGGCAGCGCGCTTGCGCGGCCGCCGACCGGCTCGACGAGCTCGACATCAGCAGCGCACGCACCTTCTTCGAAATGTATTTCACGCCGTTCCAGTTCGCGAACACCGACGGTACGCTCGACGGGCTCGTGACCGGCTATTACGAGCCGCTGCTGCATGGTTCGCGTGTGCGTCGCGGCCCCTATCAGTACGCGCTCTATCGCTGGCCGGCAGGATATCGCGCGGGTGCCGCGCTGCCGGCGCGCTCGCAGCTCGAGCGCGCGGGCCTCCTGAACGGCAACGAACTCGTGTGGGTCGACGATCCGATCGAGGCGTTCTTCCTGCAGGTGCAGGGCTCGGGGCGCGTGCTGCTCGACGACGGTTCGGTGATGCGGGTCGGCTTCGGCGGCACCAACAACCAGCCATACCGCTCGATCGGCAAATGGCTGCTCGATCGCGGCGAGCTGACGCCCGCGCAGGCGACGATGCAGGGCATCAAGGCATGGGCGAAGGCAAACCCGAACCGCGTCGACGCGTTGCTCGACACGAATCCGCGGTTCGTGTTCTTCCGCGACATGCCGATCAAGGAAGACGCGCCGCACGGTGGCGCGGACGGTCCGATCGGCGCGCTCGGCGTGCCGCTGACGCCGGAGCGTTCGATCGCGGTCGATCCGTCGTCGATCCCGCTCGGCACGCCCGTGTTCCTGCAGACGACGCGCCCGCTGACGAATACGCCGATGAACCGGCTCGTGTTCGCGCAGGATACGGGCTCCGCGATCAAGGGCGGCGTGCGGGCCGACTATTTCTGGGGGCTCGGTGACGACGCCGGCGACCAGGCCGGCCGGATGAAGCAGGTCGGCCGGATGTGGCTGCTGTTCCCGAATTCGTGA
- the apaG gene encoding Co2+/Mg2+ efflux protein ApaG: protein MSQYQFTVSVKTSYLPEQSDPDRRQYAFAYTLTIRNTGQVAAQLIARHWIITDSESHVQEVKGLGVVGHQPLLQPGEQFEYTSWAVIATPVGTMRGAYFCVAEDGERFEAPVEEFALHMPRTLH, encoded by the coding sequence ATGAGTCAGTATCAGTTCACCGTTTCGGTGAAAACCAGCTACTTGCCGGAACAATCCGACCCCGATCGCCGTCAATACGCATTCGCGTACACGCTGACGATCCGCAACACGGGACAGGTCGCGGCGCAGCTGATCGCGCGTCACTGGATCATCACGGACAGCGAGAGCCACGTGCAGGAAGTGAAGGGGCTCGGCGTCGTCGGGCACCAGCCGCTGCTGCAGCCGGGCGAGCAGTTCGAATACACGAGCTGGGCCGTGATCGCGACGCCGGTCGGTACGATGCGTGGCGCGTACTTCTGCGTGGCGGAGGACGGCGAGCGTTTCGAGGCGCCGGTCGAGGAGTTTGCATTGCACATGCCGCGCACGCTGCATTGA
- the rpe gene encoding ribulose-phosphate 3-epimerase, with protein MTQFRIAPSILSADFARLGEEVRNVVAAGADWIHFDVMDNHYVPNLTIGPLVCEAIRPHVQVPIDVHLMVRPVDRIVPDFAKAGANLISFHPEGSDHIDRTLSLIRDHGCKAGLVFNPATPLNYLDHVMDRLDFVLLMSVNPGFGGQSFIPETLNKLREARARIDAYTERTGREILLEVDGGVKTDNIAEIAAAGADTFVAGSAIFGKPDYRKVIDEMRAALATVERS; from the coding sequence ATGACCCAATTTCGCATCGCTCCCAGCATCCTGTCGGCCGATTTCGCACGGCTCGGCGAAGAAGTCCGCAACGTGGTCGCCGCCGGCGCCGACTGGATCCACTTCGACGTGATGGACAACCATTATGTGCCGAACCTGACGATCGGCCCGCTCGTGTGCGAAGCGATCCGCCCGCACGTGCAGGTGCCGATCGACGTGCACCTGATGGTGCGCCCGGTTGACCGGATCGTGCCCGATTTCGCGAAAGCCGGTGCGAACCTGATCAGCTTCCACCCGGAAGGCTCCGATCACATCGACCGCACGCTGTCGCTGATCCGCGACCACGGCTGCAAGGCCGGCCTCGTATTCAACCCGGCCACGCCGCTGAACTACCTCGATCACGTGATGGACCGCCTCGACTTCGTGCTGCTGATGTCGGTCAACCCCGGCTTCGGCGGCCAGTCGTTCATTCCGGAAACGCTGAACAAGCTGCGCGAAGCACGCGCGCGCATCGACGCATACACCGAGCGCACGGGCCGCGAGATCCTGCTCGAGGTCGACGGCGGCGTGAAGACCGACAACATCGCGGAAATCGCGGCGGCCGGCGCCGACACCTTCGTCGCGGGTTCGGCGATCTTCGGCAAGCCCGACTACCGCAAGGTGATCGACGAGATGCGCGCCGCGCTCGCCACCGTCGAGCGGAGCTGA